In Candidatus Brocadiaceae bacterium, the following are encoded in one genomic region:
- a CDS encoding tetratricopeptide repeat protein: MKHPRTRIVWFVLAAAVVGAAGFGLFRVVSRRPATGADAILAAYDGRAPVGGLAISYPLDETVFPPEIPAPTFEWTDEQSGADTWLVHVECTDGGEAVQALTHVPRWVPSDREWEAVKDRTCERDARVTVLGVRRASPNRIRSAASMTFRTSEHEVGAPLFYREINLPFIDAVKDPSLIRWRFADIADREPPVVLEGLPVCGNCHSFSADGRVLGMDVDYANDKGSYAIAEVRDEIVFDHGNIITWSDYDRQEDAVTFGLLSQVSPCGRYAVSTVKDWSVFVPTPGLEFSQLFFPVKGILVVYDRETQTFRALPGADDPRYVQSNPCWSPDGKHIVFARTEQYTLRAPRGKVLMTADDCREFLVEGKTFLFDLYRIPFNEGRGGVPEPLPGASRNGMSNYFARFSPDGRWIVFCKSRSFMLLQPDSELYIMPAEGGEPRRMRCNTSRMNSWHCWSPNGRWLVFSSKRNGPYTQLFLTHVDEDGNDSPPVLLAHLTAPDRAANIPEFVNASPTAIRAMREDFLDKESFLRAGAQLVQTGDYAMAESAFRRALQFDSADLDALVSLGLALTSQGRFEEGVEYLERALRQDPGSVEACTNLGAAFVDQGDIERGLQYYRRAAELAPDEARSHHNLALVLDMQGEHEEALAAFREALRRKPGYALVHNNYGIALARAGRLDEALTHHKTACELEPRSAAIRYNLGALLMRLGRSAEALPELQQTVGLDPAHAGAHAALAEIHCSQGRLDEALEHRRAVVKTQPKSASARHLLAVDLAAAGRLDDAAAEYREAIRLDAGHVDARFGLAALLRKQGKLDEALAQYEAALAIQTGDGAGAGLAPQ, encoded by the coding sequence ATGAAGCATCCGCGGACGCGGATCGTCTGGTTCGTTCTGGCCGCCGCCGTCGTCGGCGCCGCAGGGTTCGGGCTGTTCCGGGTGGTGTCGCGCAGGCCCGCCACGGGTGCCGACGCGATCCTGGCCGCGTATGACGGGCGTGCGCCGGTCGGGGGGTTGGCGATCTCGTACCCTCTGGACGAGACGGTCTTCCCGCCTGAGATTCCCGCCCCCACGTTCGAGTGGACCGACGAGCAGTCGGGGGCGGACACCTGGCTGGTGCACGTCGAATGCACGGACGGCGGAGAGGCCGTGCAGGCCCTCACCCATGTGCCGCGCTGGGTGCCGTCCGATCGCGAGTGGGAGGCGGTCAAGGACCGCACGTGCGAGCGCGATGCCCGGGTGACCGTCCTGGGCGTCCGGCGTGCCTCGCCGAACAGGATCCGGTCGGCGGCGTCCATGACCTTCCGCACGTCCGAGCATGAAGTGGGCGCGCCGCTGTTCTACCGGGAGATCAACCTGCCGTTCATCGACGCGGTCAAGGACCCGTCGCTCATCCGCTGGCGCTTTGCCGACATCGCCGACAGGGAGCCCCCCGTCGTGCTGGAGGGGCTGCCCGTCTGCGGCAACTGCCATTCGTTCTCGGCCGACGGCCGCGTCCTGGGGATGGACGTGGACTACGCCAACGACAAGGGATCCTACGCGATCGCCGAGGTTCGGGACGAGATCGTGTTCGATCACGGCAACATCATCACGTGGAGCGACTACGATCGGCAGGAGGACGCGGTCACCTTCGGCCTGCTCTCGCAGGTCTCGCCCTGCGGCCGCTACGCGGTGAGCACGGTCAAGGACTGGTCGGTGTTCGTGCCCACGCCCGGGCTGGAGTTCAGCCAACTCTTCTTCCCGGTCAAGGGCATCCTGGTTGTCTATGACCGGGAGACCCAGACCTTCCGGGCACTGCCGGGTGCAGACGATCCCCGGTACGTGCAGAGCAACCCCTGCTGGAGCCCGGACGGGAAGCACATCGTGTTCGCCCGGACCGAGCAGTACACCCTCCGAGCCCCGCGCGGCAAGGTGCTGATGACCGCCGATGACTGCCGCGAGTTCCTGGTCGAGGGCAAGACATTCCTGTTCGACCTCTACCGGATTCCGTTCAACGAGGGCAGGGGAGGCGTGCCCGAGCCGCTGCCGGGCGCGTCTCGGAACGGCATGAGCAACTACTTCGCCCGCTTCTCGCCGGACGGACGGTGGATCGTCTTCTGCAAGTCCCGCAGCTTCATGCTCCTGCAGCCGGACAGCGAACTCTACATCATGCCCGCCGAGGGCGGCGAGCCCCGGCGCATGCGCTGCAACACGAGCCGCATGAACTCGTGGCACTGCTGGTCGCCCAACGGCCGGTGGCTCGTCTTTTCCTCCAAGCGGAACGGCCCCTACACGCAGCTCTTCCTGACGCACGTCGACGAGGACGGAAACGACAGCCCTCCGGTGCTGCTCGCCCACCTGACCGCCCCCGACCGGGCCGCCAACATCCCCGAGTTCGTCAACGCGAGTCCCACGGCGATCCGCGCGATGCGCGAGGACTTCCTGGACAAGGAGTCCTTCCTGCGGGCGGGCGCTCAGCTTGTTCAGACCGGGGACTACGCCATGGCGGAGTCCGCGTTCCGCAGGGCCCTCCAGTTCGACTCCGCCGACCTCGACGCGCTGGTGTCCCTGGGGCTTGCGCTGACCAGCCAGGGCCGATTCGAGGAGGGTGTCGAGTACCTGGAAAGGGCACTGCGGCAGGACCCCGGCAGCGTGGAGGCCTGCACGAACCTGGGCGCCGCGTTCGTCGATCAGGGCGACATCGAACGGGGCCTGCAGTACTACCGTCGGGCCGCCGAACTCGCCCCCGATGAGGCCCGCAGCCATCATAACCTGGCGCTGGTCCTGGACATGCAGGGCGAGCACGAGGAGGCGCTGGCCGCGTTCCGCGAGGCCCTTCGGCGCAAGCCCGGTTACGCGCTCGTGCACAATAACTACGGCATCGCCCTGGCGCGCGCCGGCCGGCTGGACGAGGCCCTCACGCACCACAAGACGGCGTGTGAGCTGGAGCCCCGATCGGCGGCCATCCGCTACAACCTGGGCGCCCTGCTCATGCGCCTCGGCCGTAGCGCCGAGGCTCTGCCCGAGCTGCAGCAGACCGTCGGGCTGGACCCCGCCCACGCGGGCGCGCACGCGGCACTGGCCGAGATCCACTGCTCACAGGGCCGGTTGGACGAGGCGCTGGAGCATCGCCGGGCCGTCGTCAAGACCCAGCCGAAGTCGGCGTCGGCCCGCCATCTGCTCGCCGTCGACCTGGCCGCCGCCGGCCGGCTGGACGACGCCGCCGCCGAGTATCGGGAGGCCATCCGCCTCGATGCCGGCCACGTCGATGCCCGCTTCGGCCTCGCCGCCCTTCTGCGCAAGCAGGGGAAGCTGGACGAGGCCCTGGCTCAATACGAGGCCGCACTCGCGATCCAGACCGGCGACGGCGCCGGAGCGGGCCTGGCCCCTCAGTAG
- a CDS encoding tetratricopeptide repeat protein, protein MRTREAVFDVPPGQFDSRVLDAPADLTVVVDFWAEWCGPCRSLGPILERVVVGYGGRVVLAKVNIDQDREAAMRLGIQSIPTVKIFRGGQIVGEFMGALPEAEVARIVAAAVPSVADELVAEGDRRLETGKAEAAAENYEKALREDPHHTGALLRLGTAAAEQGRPDEARALLGRIEEDAEEYEAARAVLARFEFEANCRRRGGEAACRRAVEADPDDLGARYDLACCLVVREDYEGALDELLTVLSADKNHGDGAAREAVLRVFALAGPRSELANAYRRKLATVLY, encoded by the coding sequence ATGCGCACGCGTGAGGCAGTCTTTGACGTGCCGCCGGGGCAGTTCGACAGCCGGGTGCTGGACGCGCCGGCGGACCTGACCGTTGTCGTGGACTTCTGGGCCGAGTGGTGCGGGCCGTGTCGCTCGCTCGGGCCGATCCTGGAACGCGTCGTCGTCGGTTACGGCGGCAGGGTCGTGCTGGCGAAGGTGAACATCGACCAGGACCGCGAGGCGGCGATGCGCCTCGGCATCCAGAGCATCCCGACGGTCAAGATATTCCGCGGCGGGCAGATCGTGGGCGAGTTCATGGGCGCCCTGCCGGAGGCGGAGGTGGCGCGAATCGTCGCGGCGGCCGTGCCGTCCGTTGCCGACGAACTGGTGGCCGAGGGCGACCGCCGACTCGAAACGGGCAAGGCCGAGGCGGCGGCCGAGAACTACGAGAAGGCACTCCGGGAGGACCCGCACCACACCGGCGCCCTGCTGCGACTGGGCACCGCCGCGGCCGAGCAGGGGCGCCCGGACGAGGCGCGTGCCCTTCTGGGCCGCATCGAGGAGGACGCCGAGGAGTACGAGGCGGCCCGGGCCGTGCTGGCGCGGTTCGAGTTCGAGGCGAACTGCCGGCGACGGGGCGGCGAGGCGGCCTGCCGCCGGGCGGTGGAGGCCGACCCCGACGACCTGGGGGCACGCTACGACCTGGCCTGCTGCCTGGTCGTCCGGGAGGACTACGAGGGTGCCCTCGACGAGCTGCTCACCGTGCTGTCGGCGGACAAGAACCACGGCGACGGGGCGGCCCGGGAGGCGGTGCTGCGCGTCTTCGCCCTGGCGGGCCCCCGCAGCGAACTCGCCAACGCCTACCGCCGCAAGCTGGCCACCGTGCTCTACTGA
- a CDS encoding cold-shock protein, whose protein sequence is MAQGKVKWFSDQKGFGFITPDDGSKDVFVHHSSIQGGGFRSLAENDAVTYEVEQGPKGARAANVVKL, encoded by the coding sequence ATGGCTCAAGGGAAAGTGAAGTGGTTCAGTGATCAGAAGGGCTTCGGGTTCATTACGCCGGACGACGGCAGCAAGGACGTCTTCGTCCACCACAGCTCGATTCAGGGCGGTGGTTTCCGGAGCCTGGCCGAGAACGACGCCGTGACCTACGAGGTGGAGCAGGGCCCCAAGGGCGCCCGGGCCGCCAACGTGGTCAAGCTCTAA